The DNA sequence CGCCGCATTTTCCCGCGCGCTGACACGCTTGTCGGGTGCAGGCGCGCAGATCATCGATCTGCCGATGACCGAATTTGCCGAGCTGGCCGCCATCAATGCCAAGGGTGGCCTGGCTGCCGCGGAGGCCTATGCCTTGCACGCGGCCTTGCTTGCCGCCCGGGGCGATGAGTACGATCCGCGCGTCCGGGTGCGCATTGAAAAAGGCGCATCGCATACGGCCGCGGAATACCTGGCGGTGCAGGCCGCACGCAGGGACTGGATCATGCGCGTGTCGCGACAGATCGACAGCGTGGACGTGGTGGTGTGCCCGACAGTGCCGACGATTGCGCCCACGTTTGCCGAACTGGAAGACGATGACGCATTTGGCCGCATCAACCTGGCCATGCTGCGCAACCCGACGTTTGCCAACTTCCTGGATGGCTGCTCGGTATCAATACCGTGCCATCGTGCTGGCGACGCACCGGTCGGGCTGATGCTGATGCAGCGGGGCGGCCAGGACGAACGAGTGCTGTCGATCGCCCGCGCCATGGAAGCCGCGCTGACGGGGCACGGGGACTGACCTCCGGGTGTACGCCCCCCGCCCCCCGCCCCCCTGCTCATGAACGCCCTCAGGCGTCCGCCTTCACCACCATCTTCCCGAAGTTCTTGCCTTCGAGCAGACCGATGAAGGCCTGGGGCGCGTTCTCCAGGCCGTCGACAAGGTGTTCGCGGTACTTGATCTTCCCCTGCGCGACCCATTCGCCCATCTGCTGCGCGAATTCGCCGTAGCGGTTGCCGTAAGAGTCAAAGATGATGAAGCCCTGGATGCGGATGCTGCGGGTCAGGATGTCGCGCAGCATCTGCGGGCGCAGGTCAGGCGTGGGCGCGGCGTCGGCGGTGGGCACCTGGCTGTATTGCGCGATCAGGCCGCAGACGGGCACGCGGGCATGGCGGTTCAGCAGCGGCCAGACAGCCTCGAACACCTTGCCGCCCACGTTCTCGTAATACACGTCGATGCCGTCGGGGCAGGCGGTGGCCAGGCGTCCGGCCAGATCCGGTTCGCGATGGTCCAGACAAGCATCGAAGCCCAGGTCGCGCACGGCGTACTGGCACTTGGCCGCGCCGCCTGCAATACCCACAACCCGGCAGCCCTTCAATTTGGCGATCTGGCCGACGTTCGCGCCCACGGCGCCGGTGGCCGCCGCGACCACGACGGTCTCGCCGGGCTGGGGATTGCCGATGTCGAGCAGGCCCATGTAGGCGGTAAATCCGGGCATGCCCAGCACCCCGAGCGCCCAGGACGGATGTTGCAGGTTGTCGGGCAGGCGCATCAGGTCCTTGCCGTTCGACACCGCGTAGTCCTGCCAGCCATTGTTGGCGAGCAGCAATTCGCCTGGCTGAAAGTCGGCATGGTTGGATCGGACCACTTCGGCCACTGTGCCGCCAACCATGACGGCGCCCACGGCGACCGACGGCGCGTAGGATTTGGCGTCGCTCATCCGGCCACGCATGTAGGGGTCGAGCGACAGGTAGCGGGTGCGAAGCAGCACTTCGCCGTCACCGGGCTCGGGTACCGGACCGTATTCCAGCCGGAAGTCGAGCAGGGTAGGGGCGCCGACCGGGCGTCGCGCCAGGACGATGCGGCGATTGGTGTCGGGAGAGGCGTTCATCGGGGTCTCCTTGTTGGAAGGGCGGGCACGAATGATGCTGCTGACTACGTTCTCCGGCGTGATCGCAACGCCGTCTTTGACACGAAGGAGCCACCATGACTACTACCGTACAACCGAAACAGTCGACGCCCAAGGAAATGAACCCTGAGCATGACCTGAACCTCGATCGTGAACGCGAACAGCAGATCGTGGATCGTATCAACGACAAGAATACCTCGGCCGACTATGGCAGCCGTTCCGGGCGCACCAACAAGACGTCGGGCAGCGGCATCGATATCGCCGGCCCGGGCGGCAAATAAGCCGCTGATCATTTCGGGACCAGCAAGGGGTAGGGATTGACCGCCCCGTTGCGGGTGTACACCCCGTAATGCAGATGGTGGGGCGTGCCGCGCGCATTGCCGGTGTTCCCCACGAATCCCAATACCGTGCCGACGTCGATACGCTGTCCGGCACGGACATTCGCGTACGCGTTTAGGTGCGCGTAGTAATGGCGCTGGCCACCCGGCCCCATCACCCACACCACCTTCCCACCCAGCGAATTGGTGCCGACCCGCGTCACGATGCCTTCGGTCGAGGCAATGACGGGTGTGTCGACGCGCGCGAAGATATCGATGCCTTCGTGACGGCGTCCGCCACTGCGTGCGCCGCCCCAGGAGTCTCGCAGGTTGGCCGGACGCACGCCTTTGACGGGGACGGCGACCTGCTCGGGCGCGGGCATGCGCAGCAGGCGGTAGGTATAAATGGGGAGTTCAAGCGCGTGTTCGATCACCGGCCAGCCAAACCAGGCGGTCAGCGCAAGCAGCAAGGGAAAGATGAAGCCGCGCCGGGTAGCGCGCGCCGGGGGCGCAGAATGACCCGCGAGTTCCATGTGCGATCCAGAAGACACCATCCAGGTTCGACCGGACGGAGGCGCCAAGGTTCGGCGGCCACGGCCAGCCGATGCTAGAAGTCGCTGTTCGGTGGCTGGCTCAGGTCCACGACCCGCAGGAGCGCCAGGCGGTCCCGAAGGATCCGGTACACCTCATAGTCGAAGTCGGGCCGGCCACTGTCGAGCAATGCCCAGAGCCCCTCATCCTGATACGCCGTGCCCAGAAAGTGCCAGTTGTTGATCACGTGAATGGCATGCCCTTCCCGAATGCCGATCGCGCCGGCATAGGGCCAGTCGGCGGTCACGTCGGTGGCCCGGCGGCCGCGCCGATTGTGGCGGGGCGCCAGCCGCTGCACCATTTCCATTTCATGCAACAGCGCACCGATGGCGCCGCCGGTTTCCTTCCAGTCGATGTGCCGCGTCTGTTCCGCCATCCGCACGGCTTTCGCCGGCGCGCCCGCCACCTTGAAATGCGCGAGCACCTTGCTGCGGATGTTGTCGGCCCGGCCGACGAACAGGGGCTCGCGCTGATCGCCATACAGCACGTACACGCCATGCGCATCGGGCAGCACGTCCGGCAACGCCGGGTCCAGGTAGTCGGGCAAGCGCACACGCGCCGACAGCACGTCGGCAATGCCCTGGATATGCTCGGCCGGAAACTCGCCGTGGATGGATTGCCAGAACTGCCACACCAGCTTGGCGTCGCCCAGCGCGCGGTGGCGATCCTGTTCCGCAATCACCAGGCTGTGCCGCTCGATCAATGAGTCGAGGTTATGGCGCCGGTGCTCGGGATACAGCCGCCGCGACAGCCGCACGGTGCACAGCACGCCGGGCCGGAAGGGCATGCCGACGCGTTCGAATTCCGCCCGCAGAAAGCCGTAATCGAAGCGCGCGTTGTGGGCGATGAACAGGCAGCCTTGCAGCCGTTCGGCCACTTCGGCGGCCACATCGGCGAACGGCGGCGCACTGCGCACCATCTCATTCGAGATGCCGGTCAATGACTGGATCATCGGCGGGATGGGCCGACCGGGATTCACGAGCCGGTGCCATTCATTCACGCCGGTTTCGTCGACGCGCACGATGCCGATTTCGGTGATGCGGTCAAAGGCAGCGGTGGTGCCCGTGGTTTCAAGGTCGACGAAGGCTAGGGGGAGGGACATCAGGGAAGGCAAGAAGGACAGAGGAAGGTGCGGCAGGGGTCCAGTCTACCAAGTGGGGCCGGAAGGCGATCATGCAAGGGACACTGTGGCCACCCTCCCGCAATCGGGTTATCCCTTGGCACCCGAGGCCCAACCTGTCTGGAAAGGCGGACATTGCCGCCAGGTCGATTCCGGAATCCTGCACAGGCTTGCGAAGATCGCGTCAGCACCTGCCGCGCCCAACCGCGCAGCCGTTGGTCTTGCCGCCATTCTTCACGGATTCTCGCGCGATGGCACGACCATTGCTTTGCCTCCCCGCAGTCTGACGAGCGGGGCGACTCACGGCATCGTCCCCGCCGACCTGCGGTACCGCCGTATCCATAACAGCAAATAGAAGTCCAGGAGATTGGGATGAGACAGCACCAACACACGCAACGGCGCGGCTTCACGCGGGGCCAGACCCTGCTGGCCACGGGGATCGCCAGCCTGTTCCTCGCCGGTTGCGGCGGCAGCGACGATTCGGATACGCCCGCGCAATCCCTGCGCGTCAGCACCGTGTCCTCGATGCCCGAGTACGTGAGCGGCGGCGACGCCTTGGTCGAGATCGCACCACCCGCCGGCGCGACCGGCACGCCCGTCGTGACACTCGATGGCCGCGACGTTTCGACCGCCTTCAAGGCCACCTCCACCGGCACCTACCTGGGCAAGGTCGAAGGCATGGCGGTGGGCGAACATACGCTGGCCGCCCGGATGGGCGAGGCGACCGGATCGTTAACACTGACCAACTATCCCGTGACCGGCCCGATGATTTCGGGTCCGCATGAATCGCCGTACGTGTGCGCCACCGCCACCTTCGCGGGCATCCCCGTGGGCAGCACCGGCCTGGGCAATCCGCTGGACGCCAACTGCTCGGTGCCGACCCGCGTCACGTACGTGTATCGCAGCACCGCCGCGGGCCGTCCGGTCGTGGCCTGGGCGCCACCGACCACCGGCATCCCGACGGCAACGCCGGTCTATCCGGCCGACATGGAATTCCTGGTGATGGATGGCACCAACAAGCGCGTGCCGTACCTGGTGCGTGTCGAGACCGGCACCATCAACCGCAGTATCTATCAGTCGATCATTCTGCATGACCCCCTGACCGAACCCGCACCCAGCCCCACCACCCGTCCGGCCAACTGGAACGGCAAGCTGATGTATCCGCTGGGCGGCGGCTGCCAGGGCGGCTGGTACATGCAAGGCAACAACGTGTCGCTGTCGATCAACGACACGTGGTTCAAGCGCGGCTATGCGGCCGTCACGTCCACGCTCAACACCTTCGGCACGAACTGCAACGACCTGCTGTCGTCCGAAACCGTGGCCATGACCAAGGAACGTTTTACCGAAGCCTATGGCAAGCCGACCTACACCATCGGCACCGGCGGATCGGGCGGCGCATACCAGAGCTACCAGACTTCCGACAATTACCCTGGCCTCTTTGACGGCATCATCGTGAACTCGGTGTTCCCCGACGTGACCACGGCCACCATCTTCAAGATCTTCGATTCGCGCCTGCTCAACAACTACTTCAACACCGGCGGGCGTCCGTTCACGGTCGATCAGCGCAAGGCCATTTCCGGCTATCTGCAGGTCGGCCAGATCGCGAACATGAGCGGCAGCGCGGCGCGCCTGGATCCGGTCGTGTCCTTCCCGGCCGGTTTCCCGAACGAACTGAAGTACAACCCGACGACCAATCCGACCGGCACCCGCGCCACCGTGTACGACCACACGGTCAACGTGTACGGCAAGGATGCCCGCGGTTTCGCCCAGCGCCCGATCGACAACGTGGGGGTGCAGTACGGCCTGAAAGCCATGCTGGCCGGCGCGATCACGGTGGACGACTTCCTGGACCTGAACGCGCGCATTGGCGGTTTGGACCCGGATATGAAGCCGCAGGCGGCGCGCACGTCGGGTGACCTGGGCGCGATCCGCCGGGCCTACCAGTCGGGCCGGATCCTGAACGGGGGCGGGGGCCTGGCCACCACGGCCATCATCGACCGCCGCGATTACTTCGATGACGCGGTCAATGGCGACATCCACCAGAAGATCCACTCGTACTCGGTGCGTGAACGCCTGACCAAGGCCAACGGCAACTTCGACAACCATGTCATCGTCGGTCCGGGCAACATCCTTGACGACACGCTGGGGCTGATGGACACGTGGCTGTCGGGCATGCTGGCCGACACGACGGCAGCCGCCAAGCGCGACAAGCTGATCAAGGCACGGCCCGCCGCCCTGGTGGACGCATGCTGGATCGGCACGACCAAGGTGATCGAGCCTTCGACCGCCGCGGGCGCCGGGCAGTGCAACACCGCCTATCCGGCCGGCACCACGCCGCGCCTGGTAGCCGGTGGCCCGCTGGCCGACGATATCGTCAAGTGCCAACTCAAGCCGGTCAACCTGGCCGACTACGCGCCGATCACGTTCACCGATGCCCAGGCCGCCGCATTGCGCGCGACCTTCGCTACCGGTGTGTGCGACTGGAGCAAGCCGGGTGTGGAACAGCAGGCGCTGAAGTCGACCTGGGCATCGTTCGGCCCGTCGAAGAAGAACCTGGTGTTCGACATCACCAACCCGACCGCAACGCCTTGAGCCTGCTCACGCGCTGAGCTGACGGCCAAGGCCCCGGCCTGGTGTCTCCATCATGATAAATTCCGCGGGAGGTTGAATGCCCATCCCTCCCGACATGCATGGAGACACCTTGCCCGGGGCCCCGCCGTCGATGTCCTTGCGCCGCCGCCTGATCACGGGCGGCCTTTCCGCACTCCTGATCGCCACCGGTGTCGTGCTGGCGTACCTGTGGGGCGAGCAGACGGGTGTGCGCGCGTTGCGCCAGACCATGGCGCACCGGCTGGATGTGTATGCCGTGGGGCTGCACAGCGAACTGACGCGCTACGACTACCTGCCGGGCATCCTGTCCTTGAACAAGGATGTGATCGCGCTGCTGCAATCGCCCGATGACACCGTCATGCTGGACCGGGTCAACCGCTATCTGCATACCGTCAATCAAAAAGCCGGATCGTCCGACATCTATGTGATGAACATGGAAGGACTGACCCTGGCCGCCAGCAACTGGAACGCCGCGAACAGTTTCGTCGGCAAGAATTTTTCGTATCGCCCGTACTTCACCGATGCGGTGAAGGGCCTGCCGGGCCGCTTCTATGGCATTGGCACCGTCAGCCAGGCGCCGGGCTATTACTTCTCTTACGGCATCTATCGCGACAACCGCATGGCGGGCGTCGCCGCCCTCAAGGTCGACCTCGACAAGCTCGACGATGCCTGGCTGCGCGCCGATGAACGGGTCGTGGTCGTGGATGAAAACGGCATCGTGTTCCTGACATCCGTGCCCGACTGGAAGTTCAAGGCGCTGGCGCCGTTGAGCGCGAGCACGCAGGCCAGGCTCGCCCTGACGCGCCAATACCATCTGGCTGGCGAGCCCGGGCCGATCGGCCTGAACGAAGTGCGGGTGCTGGCCGACGACGCCAGCATCGTGCGGGGCGGGCCGGCCGACCCCTTGTACCTGGCGCAAAGCCGGCCTATCCCTGGCACGGGCTGGAAGCTGATCGTGCTGTCCGACATGGGGCCGATTCGCGCCCGCGCGCGCATCAGTGCGATCAGCGTCGCCTTCGCACTGGCCTTCCTGGGCATCAGCGCGCTGTATATCCGGCAGCGCCGCCGCGCGATCGCGCAGAACGTGGCCGCGAAAGAAGCGCTGCAACGGGCGCATGATGAACTGGAACGCAAGGTGGCGCTGCGCACCGGCGACCTGAGCAACGCCAATTTGCATTTGCAGACCGAGATCGCGGAGCGCAAACGGGCCGAGGTGGTGTTGAAGGCGGCCATGGAAGAGCTGGTGCAGGCCGGCAAGATGGCCGCGCTTGGCCAGATGTCGGCCGGCGTCACGCATGAACTGAACCAGCCGCTGGCCGCACTGCGCACGCTGTCCGACAACGCGATCGTGCTGCTGCAGCGGGGCCAGACGATCGAGGTCGAAGCCAATCTTGAGCTCATCAGTGACCTGATCACACGTATGGGCAAGATCACCGGGCAACTGAAGAAGTTCGCGCGCAAGTCGCCAGCGGAACTGCGCCCGACTTCGGTCAGCACGGTGATTGCCGACGCCGTGTTCCTGATGGGGCAACGTTTTCGGGAAGCCCACGCCGACCTGGACACGTCCGATGTGCCGTCTGACATGCATGCGTATTGCGACGCCAATCGGCTGGAACAGGTGTTCG is a window from the Pigmentiphaga litoralis genome containing:
- a CDS encoding NADP-dependent oxidoreductase gives rise to the protein MNASPDTNRRIVLARRPVGAPTLLDFRLEYGPVPEPGDGEVLLRTRYLSLDPYMRGRMSDAKSYAPSVAVGAVMVGGTVAEVVRSNHADFQPGELLLANNGWQDYAVSNGKDLMRLPDNLQHPSWALGVLGMPGFTAYMGLLDIGNPQPGETVVVAAATGAVGANVGQIAKLKGCRVVGIAGGAAKCQYAVRDLGFDACLDHREPDLAGRLATACPDGIDVYYENVGGKVFEAVWPLLNRHARVPVCGLIAQYSQVPTADAAPTPDLRPQMLRDILTRSIRIQGFIIFDSYGNRYGEFAQQMGEWVAQGKIKYREHLVDGLENAPQAFIGLLEGKNFGKMVVKADA
- a CDS encoding M23 family metallopeptidase, encoding MELAGHSAPPARATRRGFIFPLLLALTAWFGWPVIEHALELPIYTYRLLRMPAPEQVAVPVKGVRPANLRDSWGGARSGGRRHEGIDIFARVDTPVIASTEGIVTRVGTNSLGGKVVWVMGPGGQRHYYAHLNAYANVRAGQRIDVGTVLGFVGNTGNARGTPHHLHYGVYTRNGAVNPYPLLVPK
- a CDS encoding 3'-5' exonuclease family protein; its protein translation is MSLPLAFVDLETTGTTAAFDRITEIGIVRVDETGVNEWHRLVNPGRPIPPMIQSLTGISNEMVRSAPPFADVAAEVAERLQGCLFIAHNARFDYGFLRAEFERVGMPFRPGVLCTVRLSRRLYPEHRRHNLDSLIERHSLVIAEQDRHRALGDAKLVWQFWQSIHGEFPAEHIQGIADVLSARVRLPDYLDPALPDVLPDAHGVYVLYGDQREPLFVGRADNIRSKVLAHFKVAGAPAKAVRMAEQTRHIDWKETGGAIGALLHEMEMVQRLAPRHNRRGRRATDVTADWPYAGAIGIREGHAIHVINNWHFLGTAYQDEGLWALLDSGRPDFDYEVYRILRDRLALLRVVDLSQPPNSDF
- a CDS encoding DUF6351 family protein; the protein is MRQHQHTQRRGFTRGQTLLATGIASLFLAGCGGSDDSDTPAQSLRVSTVSSMPEYVSGGDALVEIAPPAGATGTPVVTLDGRDVSTAFKATSTGTYLGKVEGMAVGEHTLAARMGEATGSLTLTNYPVTGPMISGPHESPYVCATATFAGIPVGSTGLGNPLDANCSVPTRVTYVYRSTAAGRPVVAWAPPTTGIPTATPVYPADMEFLVMDGTNKRVPYLVRVETGTINRSIYQSIILHDPLTEPAPSPTTRPANWNGKLMYPLGGGCQGGWYMQGNNVSLSINDTWFKRGYAAVTSTLNTFGTNCNDLLSSETVAMTKERFTEAYGKPTYTIGTGGSGGAYQSYQTSDNYPGLFDGIIVNSVFPDVTTATIFKIFDSRLLNNYFNTGGRPFTVDQRKAISGYLQVGQIANMSGSAARLDPVVSFPAGFPNELKYNPTTNPTGTRATVYDHTVNVYGKDARGFAQRPIDNVGVQYGLKAMLAGAITVDDFLDLNARIGGLDPDMKPQAARTSGDLGAIRRAYQSGRILNGGGGLATTAIIDRRDYFDDAVNGDIHQKIHSYSVRERLTKANGNFDNHVIVGPGNILDDTLGLMDTWLSGMLADTTAAAKRDKLIKARPAALVDACWIGTTKVIEPSTAAGAGQCNTAYPAGTTPRLVAGGPLADDIVKCQLKPVNLADYAPITFTDAQAAALRATFATGVCDWSKPGVEQQALKSTWASFGPSKKNLVFDITNPTATP
- a CDS encoding sensor histidine kinase, encoding MPIPPDMHGDTLPGAPPSMSLRRRLITGGLSALLIATGVVLAYLWGEQTGVRALRQTMAHRLDVYAVGLHSELTRYDYLPGILSLNKDVIALLQSPDDTVMLDRVNRYLHTVNQKAGSSDIYVMNMEGLTLAASNWNAANSFVGKNFSYRPYFTDAVKGLPGRFYGIGTVSQAPGYYFSYGIYRDNRMAGVAALKVDLDKLDDAWLRADERVVVVDENGIVFLTSVPDWKFKALAPLSASTQARLALTRQYHLAGEPGPIGLNEVRVLADDASIVRGGPADPLYLAQSRPIPGTGWKLIVLSDMGPIRARARISAISVAFALAFLGISALYIRQRRRAIAQNVAAKEALQRAHDELERKVALRTGDLSNANLHLQTEIAERKRAEVVLKAAMEELVQAGKMAALGQMSAGVTHELNQPLAALRTLSDNAIVLLQRGQTIEVEANLELISDLITRMGKITGQLKKFARKSPAELRPTSVSTVIADAVFLMGQRFREAHADLDTSDVPSDMHAYCDANRLEQVFVNLLGNALDSMAQSDPRVVTVSAREDGPVVRIAVRDRGAGIAPEHLPRLFEPFFTTKEQGAGLGLGLAISAGIVREFGGTLKARNHPDGGAEFVIQLRSATIEESADA